The Clostridia bacterium DNA segment GTTGAATGCAATCTCGAGGTCTTTCGAGAGTCTGTCGTCGATGTAGACGGGCATGTCGTACAGCACTCCGAATGGAGGCATGGCACCGACTTCACAGTCTGGGAAAGTGCCCTCGAATTCCTTCTCTGTTACGAGGGAAACATCCTTCGCGCCAACTGAGCTACGCAAGGCATCCAGGTCAAGGTATCTCGATGCGGGAACTACAGCCATCGCGAGTTGACCGTCAAGTCTTACCATCACGTTCTTCGCGATCTCATTTCCGGGAATATGCGTGATTGCCGCGATCGCCGCAGCCGTATACGCCCGCGAGTGAATGATCACAACATAGTGAACGCTGTTCCTATCCAGAAACTCCTTCAATCGTTGAACGGGCATGTTACCTCCTGGCCTTGCCGACTCACGCCAGAGTACGTGGGATGTGAATATTCGATTGGAAATTCCGGGCGATAGCAGCGGCAGTGGCAGTGCACCTCTCCTAGCTCACAAGAATACTAATGCCGTGGCCGTTCAATCACAAAGCGGCTTTGCTTATTTTATGAGAGTCCGTTGTATCGCCAAGCCGCGGCGAGCTAGGGCCAGCGCAGGCCGCAGCTACTTAGTCAAACTGTTACCAGCCGCCGGAACCGAAGAGTGTGCTACGAGCACCCAGCCCTTACCCAATTCTTGCCACACGCTCATCATGCGCACCGGAGCCGTCGGCAGCGGGTGCCCATTCACCGTACCCCGAACGGTGATCAGGTAAGTAACCACCAGGTCTACGCCTGCGGACCGTGTCTGTACTTCGCCTATCTGGAAATCCTCGAGTTCGAAACTCTTTACGTGCTCCAAGGTGCGCGCGCGATCGAGCACCTCCGATTCGTTGATCGCTAACAAGAGCGGAGCCATGCGCCTTTCGAGCGACTTCCAATCCTTGTCTTTCACGTCCTGCCAGAACAGTCGCTCCAGTTGTTCCCCGCTCGTCGCACTGCTCCAAGAGGCGTGCTTCTTCGGTCCCCACATGGTGCAGGCGCACGTTGTGCACGCCAATGTTGCCACCAATAAAAGCACGACAAGCTTGTTTCCAGACATGCAGAAATTGTAGCTCAGGCCATTCACCCCTCGCCTGCTCTCCGGCGCTGTGTGTCCGCCAGGGATTCGGAAAAGCCACACCCTTCCACCTGGCTCATCGCTCTCTGGCATAAAAGAAAGGGCGCGATGCCGAAGCACCGCGCCAGCATCAGGAACTATCTATCAATACCCGTGCTCCCCACCTTCCAGAGATACCTTCCCGCGGAACATTCGATAAATGAACACGAAATACGCAATCGTCAGCGTGATCCCGACGGCAAACCACGCCAGACCGATCTTCAGCCCATACGCGCTGGTAACGCTGTTTGCAATCGTCAGGTTGAATTGCGCTCCCGTCGAAGCCGGCAGCACATTCGGGTACAAAGCAAAAACCGCACCTACCAGCATCAGCGTAATGTACGCCGACGACGCCAGGAACGCGTTACGGTCGTTCCCCCGCTTATACGAATACAGCATGAACGCCAGGCTCCCGAAAACGATGGCCGGGATTGCGTAACCGACCGGCATCGCCTTGTAATTTGCCAGCCACTCCGGACGAATCGAAATTGTCGCGAACAGGCTCACCAGCGTAAGCACCAGCAGCACAGGCCACAGGATCAGGCCAACGCGGCGGGCGCGAAGATTTAGTTCGTCCTCCGTTTTCAGCGCGATGTAATTCGCGCCGTGAACGGCC contains these protein-coding regions:
- a CDS encoding YbaK/EbsC family protein; protein product: MPVQRLKEFLDRNSVHYVVIIHSRAYTAAAIAAITHIPGNEIAKNVMVRLDGQLAMAVVPASRYLDLDALRSSVGAKDVSLVTEKEFEGTFPDCEVGAMPPFGVLYDMPVYIDDRLSKDLEIAFNAGSHRELVRLAYKDFERLQHPRVLQIATRSEAERGKRIA
- a CDS encoding nuclear transport factor 2 family protein; the encoded protein is MSGNKLVVLLLVATLACTTCACTMWGPKKHASWSSATSGEQLERLFWQDVKDKDWKSLERRMAPLLLAINESEVLDRARTLEHVKSFELEDFQIGEVQTRSAGVDLVVTYLITVRGTVNGHPLPTAPVRMMSVWQELGKGWVLVAHSSVPAAGNSLTK